One part of the Panicum virgatum strain AP13 unplaced genomic scaffold, P.virgatum_v5 scaffold_4931, whole genome shotgun sequence genome encodes these proteins:
- the LOC120694320 gene encoding uncharacterized protein LOC120694320 — protein sequence MGISLIQSSPYYAQANGQAEASNKSLIKLIKHKIDEYPKQWHERLAEALWAYRMSCHGFVKCAPYQLVYGQEVVMPWEISIGSRRVALQDRISADDYSSLMNINT from the coding sequence ATGGGTATATCTCTAATTCAGTCGTCGCCGTACTATGCGCAGGCCAACGGGCAGGCTGAAGCTTCCAACAAAAGCCTGATTAAGTTGATCAAGCACAAGATCGACGAGTACCCGAAGCAGTGGCACGAGCGTTTGGCAGAGGCATTATGGGCTTATCGGATGTCGTGCCACGGGTTCGTCAAGTGCGCGCCATATCAGCTGGTTTATGGGCAAGAAGTCGTGATGCCCTGGGAGATTAGCATCGGCTCTCGGCGCGTTGCGCTACAGGACAGGATATCAGCCGATGACTATTCTTCCCTCATGAATATCAACACTTAA